AAAATCTTGGTGCGTTAATTCATACATTGCCCTATTCATAGTATCGTCAACAAGAGTAACCAAATACGGATCACAACGAAGCACATTACTTCTTATTTCTACACCTTTACAAGCACCCAAAGCTCTTATTGTTCCATTTGCCTTTTTCGTCCAACGGTCCAAAGAAAAAGTATCCACATACATATATAGATCTTCCCCCTGCTCTGTGGAACCAATAATTAAGCATACTTTGCTTGGCGCCTTCAACATTAGTGCGTATATCATGACGTATCAACATATAACGCATTACGTTAGAAAGATTACTTCTGTTATCAACTTGCAAAAGCACGGTTTTTGATTCTTTTTGTTCTTTTAACAATGGAATTGTAGCCGCCATTGCAGGCGAAATTTGGCTGTAATACTGGTTAGCTTGCGGAACATACTTGGTCATTACAGAAAACTTATTGCTGCCATATTTACCCTGACCTACTATTCGGATTTCAGGAATTTTTGGTGTGTAGATAGCGGCTGTATTCCCGCGTTCAGAACTGATAGCATTTGGTGCAAGCGCCAATAAACCTATCATCAAAATTATTTTTTTCATCTTGTTCCGCTTTCAAATTAACACCATATAAAAACAATTTACTTACTTTGCAACACTCACGGTAGCTGGACGGATAACTTTATCGTGCATAGTGTATCCTTTTTGCAAAACCTGAACAATTTCGCCAGATTTATGCGTATCGGATTCAACTTGCATCAACGCTTCATGATATTTAGGATTAAACGTAGAAAGATCAGTAATTGCTTGCACGCCAAATTTTACGAGTAGTTTTTCGAGCGACTGGTAAATCATCGTAAACCCAGCAAGTAATGCTTGAGCTTCTGCCGATTCACGCTTTTTTTCTTGTTCAAGTGCACGTTCAAAGTTATCTATAACCGTCAAAAGATCTAAAACGATACGTTTTTGGGCTTCATTTGCCCAATCTGCTCTTTCAGAGCTCACGCGTTTTTTATAATTCTCAAAATCCGCTGTCAGCGTTAGATATTTATCTGTCCATTCTGCGATTGTTGCGTTCGCCTTTTCTAGTGCTTCTTTTTCACTCAGCACAGGTTCGTGAGAACTTTCTGCTGCTTGCTCGTTACTATCGCCACCAAAACCGAAAAATTTCTTAAATTTATCATTGTCATTCATAATAACAAATCCCCCTTACTTACAATATTCCAAAAAATAACACATACGTTTAGTATAACAAATACTCAAAGTGGAGCAATCCATCTTAAAAAAGGATCCTTTTTGTGGTAAGTTTTTATAATATGATAAAAATCATTAAATTAAATTTTTTGCCCATTCCCGCGCTCACTTTAACCCAATCATCGCTTTGCTCGGTATTGGGTACCCGGCTGAAAAGTAACGGA
This DNA window, taken from Candidatus Babeliales bacterium, encodes the following:
- the grpE gene encoding nucleotide exchange factor GrpE; the encoded protein is MNDNDKFKKFFGFGGDSNEQAAESSHEPVLSEKEALEKANATIAEWTDKYLTLTADFENYKKRVSSERADWANEAQKRIVLDLLTVIDNFERALEQEKKRESAEAQALLAGFTMIYQSLEKLLVKFGVQAITDLSTFNPKYHEALMQVESDTHKSGEIVQVLQKGYTMHDKVIRPATVSVAK